From Daucus carota subsp. sativus chromosome 6, DH1 v3.0, whole genome shotgun sequence, the proteins below share one genomic window:
- the LOC108225820 gene encoding glutathione S-transferase T3-like, whose amino-acid sequence MSYDPLIGTDQKADAFWDRIHQYCEEDNPGVIKRGVMAMKKRWQRINEGAQKFGSCHDEAQRIVESGSNLDYISEKAHTLHLKYYKKKSNFDNHWCELRRQPKWKTPTTSEGNNDTPTSDEFEPIRPRGTKAAKRKRKGKATAAEVEEYEAFEANEANDLRKMTIMKTMNEIRQKDIETRQRELEAEQAEMDLQVILADTGKMNEAQRKAHAKLLEKIMAVP is encoded by the exons ATGTCATACGATCCACTAATCGGTACTGATCAAAAAGCCGACGCATTTTGGGATCGAATTCATCAATATtgtgaagaagataatcctgGTGTCATTAAGAGAGGAGTTATGGCAATGAAAAAAAGGTGGCAACGAATAAATGAAGGTGCTCAGAAATTTGGATCGTGTCATGATGAGGCTCAACGAATAGTCGAGAGCGGTTCAAACTTGGACTACATAAGTGAGAAAGCTCATACActtcatttaaaatattacaagAAGAAGTCTAACTTTGACAATCATTGGTGTGAGCTTCGTAGACAACCCAAGTGGAAAACTCCTACAACTAGT GAGGGAAATAATGATACACCAACATCTGATGAATTTGAACCGATTCGTCCTAGAGGTACAAAAGCAGctaaaaggaaaagaaaggGCAAGGCAACAGCTGCCGAAGTTGAAGAATATGAAGCTTTTGAAGCTAATGAAGCTAATGACTTGAGGAAAATGACTATAATGAAAACCATGAATGAGATTCGTCAAAAAGACATTGAGACTCGACAAAGGGAGCTTGAGGCGGAGCAAGCTGAAATGGATTTGCAAGTCATTTTGGCAGATACTGGAAAAATGAATGAAGCTCAAAGGAAGGCTCATGCAAAATTGCTTGAGAAAATTATGGCAGTTCCATGA
- the LOC108224249 gene encoding L-ascorbate oxidase homolog, with protein MRADTCSGRDMGKWRVMLWAVLVSHTLIEFVGAEDPYRFFDWTITYGDIYPMGVKQRGILINGQFPGPDIECVTNDNLIINVHNNLPEPFLLSWNGLQQRRNSFEDGVYGTTCPIPPGKNFTYIMQAKDQIGSFYYFPSLSFHKAAGGFGGIRILSRPRIPVPFPDPAADFTLLIGDWYKSDHARLRRILDYGRMLPYPDGILINGHGTNGSAASFTVEQGKTYRFRISNVGLRNSLNIRFQGHKMKLVEVEGTHTLQTTYSSLDVHVGQSYSVLVTADQPAQDFYIAVSTLFVASKDLLTTTGILHYSNSQKPVFGLPPPGPTNHIRWSLNQARSIRTNLTASGPRPNPQGSYHYGLINISRTVKLVNRPSQVNGKQRYGVNGVSFTPSDTPLKLADFFKIDGVFRVGSIPDNADGHEPLHLDTSVMGADFRSFLEIVFENQEKTIQSWHLDGYAFFVVGMDGGTWTTSSRTQYNLVDAVSRSTIQVYPRSWTAIYVSLDNVGMWNLRSEYWARQYLGQQFYLRVYSPVESPRDEYSIPKNALLCGRASGRTIPPPA; from the exons ATGCGAGCAGATACATGCAGTGGCAGAGACATGGGAAAATGGAGAGTTATGCTCTGGGCCGTTCTGGTTTCTCATACTTTGATTGAGTTTGTTGGGGCGGAAGATCCTTACAGATTTTTCGACTGGACCATCACATATGGTGACATTTATCCAATGGGTGTTAAGCAAAGG GGTATCCTTATAAATGGACAATTTCCTGGACCTGATATTGAGTGTGTTACCAATGACAACCTTATTATCAATGTACATAATAACTTGCCTGAACCGTTTCTCTTGTCCTG GAACGGGCTTCAACAAAGGAGAAACTCTTTCGAAGACGGAGTCTATGGAACGACATGTCCCATACCTCCAGGGAAGAACTTTACATACATAATGCAGGCCAAGGATCAGATAGGAAGCTTCTATTACTTCCCTTCTCTGTCTTTTCACAAGGCTGCTGGTGGTTTTGGAGGGATCAGAATTCTCAGCAGGCCTCGTATTCCTGTCCCCTTCCCTGACCCTGCTGCAGATTTCACTCTTCTTATTGGAGATTGGTACAAATCTGATCATGCG AGATTGAGAAGAATTTTGGACTACGGGAGAATGCTGCCTTACCCGGATGGAATACTAATCAACGGCCATGGTACAAATGGAAGTGCAGCATCTTTCACAGTTGAACAAG GGAAAACTTACAGATTCAGGATATCGAATGTAGGACTACGTAATTCACTCAACATACGATTCCAGGGTCACAAAATGAAGTTGGTTGAAGTAGAAGGAACTCATACCTTACAAACCACATACTCATCACTAGATGTCCATGTTGGTCAATCCTACTCAGTGCTAGTCACTGCGGATCAGCCAGCTCAGGACTTTTACATCGCAGTTTCCACCCTCTTTGTCGCATCTAAAGATCTCCTCACCACCACAGGCATCCTTCACTACTCCAATTCTCAGAAACCTGTGTTTGGCCTGCCTCCTCCAGGTCCTACCAACCACATACGTTGGTCGTTGAACCAGGCACGTTCCATCAGGACTAATCTGACTGCCAGCGGTCCAAGACCCAACCCACAAGGATCATACCATTATGGACTCATCAACATAAGCAGGACAGTGAAGCTAGTTAACAGACCAAGTCAGGTGAATGGGAAGCAGAGATATGGTGTTAATGGCGTTTCCTTCACTCCATCAGATACACCTCTTAAGCTTGCTGACTTCTTCAAGATTGATGGAGTCTTCCGTGTTGGAAGCATACCTGACAATGCAGATGGACATGAGCCTTTGCATCTGGACACCTCTGTCATGGGTGCTGATTTCAGGTCATTTCTGGAGATTGTGTTTGAGAATCAAGAAAAGACCATTCAATCTTGGCACCTGGATGGATATGCCTTTTTCGTAGTTGG GATGGATGGGGGTACATGGACTACTTCATCCCGGACTCAATACAACCTAGTCGATGCTGTTTCGCGTTCAACCATACAG GTATATCCGAGATCTTGGACAGCAATCTACGTATCACTGGACAACGTAGGAATGTGGAATCTAAGAAGTGAGTACTGGGCACGACAGTACCTGGGACAGCAATTTTACTTGAGAGTTTACTCTCCAGTCGAGTCTCCCAGAGATGAATACTCCATTCCGAAAAATGCTCTTCTCTGCGGCCGAGCTAGCGGCAGAACCATACCACCTCCCGCTTaa